A genomic stretch from Theropithecus gelada isolate Dixy chromosome 2, Tgel_1.0, whole genome shotgun sequence includes:
- the CMC1 gene encoding COX assembly mitochondrial protein homolog isoform X4, with protein sequence MALDPADFTKCCKNSGVLMVVKCRKENSALKECLTAYYNDPAFNEECKMEYLKEREEFRKTGIPVKKRLQKVPTSM encoded by the exons ATTTTACCAAGTGTTGCAAGAACTCTGGAGTTCTTATGGTAGTAAAATGCCGGAAAGAAAACTCTGCATTGAAAGAATGTCTGACTGCTTA CTATAATGATCCAGCCTTTAATGAAGAATGCAAAATGGAATAcctgaaggaaagggaagaattcAGAAAAACTGGAATTCCTGTAAAGAAAAGGCTACAGAAGGTTCCAACAAGCATGTAG
- the AZI2 gene encoding 5-azacytidine-induced protein 2 isoform X1 gives MDALVEDDICILNHEKAHKRDTVTPVSIYSGDESVASHFALVTAYEDIKKRLKDSEKENSLLKKRIRFLEEKLIARFDEETSSVGREQVNKAYHAYREVCIDRDNLKSKLDKMNKDNSESLKVLNEQLQSKEVELLQLRTEVETQQVMRNLNPPSSNWEVEKLSCDLKIHGLEQELELMRKECSDLKIELQKAKQTDPYQEDNLKSRDLQKLSISSDNMQHAYWELKREMSNLHLVTQVQAELLRKLKTSTAIKKACAPVGCSEDLGRDSTKLHLMNFTATYTRHPPLSPNGKALCHTASSPLPGDIKVLSEKPVLQSWTDNERSISNDGTCFQEHSSYGRNSLSLEDNSWVFPSPPKSSETAFGETKSKTLPLPNLPPLHYLDQHNQNCLYKN, from the exons GACTCCAGTTTCAATATATTCAGGAGATGAATCTGTTGCTTCccattttgctcttgtcactgcATATGAAGACATCAAAAAACGACTTAAGGATTCAGAGAAAGAGAACTCTTTGTTAAAGAAGAGAATAAGATTTTTGGAAGAAAag CTAATAGCTCGATTTGATGAAGAAACAAGTTCCGTGGGACGAGAACAAGTAAATAAGGCCTATCATGCATATCGAGAGGTTTGCATTGATAGAGATAATTTGAAGAGCAAACTGGACAAAATG AATAAAGACAACTCTGAATCTTTGAAAGTATTGAATGAGCAGCTACAATCTAAAGAAGTAGAACTCCTCCAGCTGAGGACAGAGGTGGAAACTCAGCAGG TGATGAGGAATTTAAATCCACCTTCATCAAACTGGGAGGTGGAAAAGTTGAGCTGTGACCTGAAGATCCATGGCTTGGAACAAGAGCTGGAACTAATGAGAAAAGAATGTAGCGATCTCAAAATAGAACTACAGAAAGCCAAACAGACG GATCCATATCAGGAAGACAATCTGAAGAGCAGAGATCTCCAAAAACTAAGCATTTCAAG tgatAATATGCAGCATGCATACTGGGAACTGAAGAGAGAAATGTCTAATTTACATCTGGTGACTCAAGTACAAGCTGAACTactaagaaaactgaaaacctCAACTGCAATCAAGAAAG ccTGTGCCCCTGTAGGATGCAGTGAAGACCTCGGAAGAGACAGCACAAAACTGCACTTGATGAATTTTACTGCAACATACACAAGACATCCTCCTCTCTCACCAAATGGCAAAGCTCTTTGTCATACCGCATCTTCCCCTTTACCAGGAGATATAAAGGTTTTATCAGAGAAACCAGTCCTCCAGTCATGGACAGACAATGAGAGATCCATTTCTAATGATGGTACATGCTTTCAGGAACACAGTTCTTATGGCAgaaattctctttctctggaaGACAATTCCTGGGTATTTCCAAGTCCTCCTAAATCAAGTGAGACGGCATTTGGggaaactaaaagtaaaactttacCTTTACCCAACCTTCCACCACTGCATTACTTGGATCAGCATAATCAGAACTGCCTTTATAAGAATTAA
- the AZI2 gene encoding 5-azacytidine-induced protein 2 isoform X3, with protein MDALVEDDICILNHEKAHKRDTVTPVSIYSGDESVASHFALVTAYEDIKKRLKDSEKENSLLKKRIRFLEEKLIARFDEETSSVGREQVNKAYHAYREVCIDRDNLKSKLDKMNKDNSESLKVLNEQLQSKEVELLQLRTEVETQQVMRNLNPPSSNWEVEKLSCDLKIHGLEQELELMRKECSDLKIELQKAKQTDPYQEDNLKSRDLQKLSISRQSLCSAAWSAVAQSWDSMNFEDCSLFP; from the exons GACTCCAGTTTCAATATATTCAGGAGATGAATCTGTTGCTTCccattttgctcttgtcactgcATATGAAGACATCAAAAAACGACTTAAGGATTCAGAGAAAGAGAACTCTTTGTTAAAGAAGAGAATAAGATTTTTGGAAGAAAag CTAATAGCTCGATTTGATGAAGAAACAAGTTCCGTGGGACGAGAACAAGTAAATAAGGCCTATCATGCATATCGAGAGGTTTGCATTGATAGAGATAATTTGAAGAGCAAACTGGACAAAATG AATAAAGACAACTCTGAATCTTTGAAAGTATTGAATGAGCAGCTACAATCTAAAGAAGTAGAACTCCTCCAGCTGAGGACAGAGGTGGAAACTCAGCAGG TGATGAGGAATTTAAATCCACCTTCATCAAACTGGGAGGTGGAAAAGTTGAGCTGTGACCTGAAGATCCATGGCTTGGAACAAGAGCTGGAACTAATGAGAAAAGAATGTAGCGATCTCAAAATAGAACTACAGAAAGCCAAACAGACG GATCCATATCAGGAAGACAATCTGAAGAGCAGAGATCTCCAAAAACTAAGCATTTCAAG acagagtctctgtagcgcagcctggagtgcagtggcgcaatcatgggaTAGCATGAATTTTGAGGACTGTTCCCTCTTCCCATAA
- the AZI2 gene encoding 5-azacytidine-induced protein 2 isoform X4 — protein MDALVEDDICILNHEKAHKRDTVTPVSIYSGDESVASHFALVTAYEDIKKRLKDSEKENSLLKKRIRFLEEKLIARFDEETSSVGREQVNKAYHAYREVCIDRDNLKSKLDKMNKDNSESLKVLNEQLQSKEVELLQLRTEVETQQVMRNLNPPSSNWEVEKLSCDLKIHGLEQELELMRKECSDLKIELQKAKQTDPYQEDNLKSRDLQKLSISRVSVAQPGVQWRNHGIA, from the exons GACTCCAGTTTCAATATATTCAGGAGATGAATCTGTTGCTTCccattttgctcttgtcactgcATATGAAGACATCAAAAAACGACTTAAGGATTCAGAGAAAGAGAACTCTTTGTTAAAGAAGAGAATAAGATTTTTGGAAGAAAag CTAATAGCTCGATTTGATGAAGAAACAAGTTCCGTGGGACGAGAACAAGTAAATAAGGCCTATCATGCATATCGAGAGGTTTGCATTGATAGAGATAATTTGAAGAGCAAACTGGACAAAATG AATAAAGACAACTCTGAATCTTTGAAAGTATTGAATGAGCAGCTACAATCTAAAGAAGTAGAACTCCTCCAGCTGAGGACAGAGGTGGAAACTCAGCAGG TGATGAGGAATTTAAATCCACCTTCATCAAACTGGGAGGTGGAAAAGTTGAGCTGTGACCTGAAGATCCATGGCTTGGAACAAGAGCTGGAACTAATGAGAAAAGAATGTAGCGATCTCAAAATAGAACTACAGAAAGCCAAACAGACG GATCCATATCAGGAAGACAATCTGAAGAGCAGAGATCTCCAAAAACTAAGCATTTCAAG agtctctgtagcgcagcctggagtgcagtggcgcaatcatgggaTAGCATGA
- the AZI2 gene encoding 5-azacytidine-induced protein 2 isoform X2, whose product MNKDNSESLKVLNEQLQSKEVELLQLRTEVETQQVMRNLNPPSSNWEVEKLSCDLKIHGLEQELELMRKECSDLKIELQKAKQTDPYQEDNLKSRDLQKLSISSDNMQHAYWELKREMSNLHLVTQVQAELLRKLKTSTAIKKACAPVGCSEDLGRDSTKLHLMNFTATYTRHPPLSPNGKALCHTASSPLPGDIKVLSEKPVLQSWTDNERSISNDGTCFQEHSSYGRNSLSLEDNSWVFPSPPKSSETAFGETKSKTLPLPNLPPLHYLDQHNQNCLYKN is encoded by the exons ATG AATAAAGACAACTCTGAATCTTTGAAAGTATTGAATGAGCAGCTACAATCTAAAGAAGTAGAACTCCTCCAGCTGAGGACAGAGGTGGAAACTCAGCAGG TGATGAGGAATTTAAATCCACCTTCATCAAACTGGGAGGTGGAAAAGTTGAGCTGTGACCTGAAGATCCATGGCTTGGAACAAGAGCTGGAACTAATGAGAAAAGAATGTAGCGATCTCAAAATAGAACTACAGAAAGCCAAACAGACG GATCCATATCAGGAAGACAATCTGAAGAGCAGAGATCTCCAAAAACTAAGCATTTCAAG tgatAATATGCAGCATGCATACTGGGAACTGAAGAGAGAAATGTCTAATTTACATCTGGTGACTCAAGTACAAGCTGAACTactaagaaaactgaaaacctCAACTGCAATCAAGAAAG ccTGTGCCCCTGTAGGATGCAGTGAAGACCTCGGAAGAGACAGCACAAAACTGCACTTGATGAATTTTACTGCAACATACACAAGACATCCTCCTCTCTCACCAAATGGCAAAGCTCTTTGTCATACCGCATCTTCCCCTTTACCAGGAGATATAAAGGTTTTATCAGAGAAACCAGTCCTCCAGTCATGGACAGACAATGAGAGATCCATTTCTAATGATGGTACATGCTTTCAGGAACACAGTTCTTATGGCAgaaattctctttctctggaaGACAATTCCTGGGTATTTCCAAGTCCTCCTAAATCAAGTGAGACGGCATTTGGggaaactaaaagtaaaactttacCTTTACCCAACCTTCCACCACTGCATTACTTGGATCAGCATAATCAGAACTGCCTTTATAAGAATTAA